A window of Pelagicoccus enzymogenes genomic DNA:
ACCGGCACCTCCGCCGCAGCCGCCGGCGGCTTCACCTCCGTGGTATGCATGCCCAACACCTCTCCCGCCGTCGACAACGCCGGCACCGTGCAGCTAATCAAGGACATCGTCGACAAGGAAGGCGTCGTAAACGTCTTTCCCACCGGAACCATCACTGTGGGCCGTCAAGGCGAAGCCCTCGCCCCCACCGGCTCGCTCTCCCGCATGGGCATCGTCGCCATCTCCGACGGCGGCAAGTGCGTTCAAAACGCCGGCCTCATGCGCCGCGCCCTCCAGTACGCCCACATGTTCAACGTGCCCGTCATCGACCACTGCCAAGACTACTCCCTCTCCGCGGACGGCGTCATGAACGAAGGCTTCGTATCCACAAAGCTAGGACTGCGCGGCATCCATAAAGCCGCCGAAGACATCATCGTTGCCCGCGACATCACCCTTTCCACCCACACCGGCGCCCACATTCACCTGCAGCACATCAGCTCCAAGTCCGCCGTGGACATCATCCGCCGCGCCAAAGCCCGCGGCATCAACGTCACCGCCGAAGTCACGCCCCATCACCTCGCCCTCACCGATAGCGAAGTCGAAAGCTTCAACACCAACTTCAAAATGAACCCGCCCCTGCGCGAAGAGGAAGACCGCATCGCTCTCCTCGAGGCCCTAGAGGACGGCACCATCGACTGCATCGCCACCGGGCACGCTCCCCACACCGACTACGAGAAGGACGTCGAGTTCGACTACGCCCCCTTCGGCGTCATTGGCCTGGAGACCGCCCTTTCAATCAGCCTCGCCCAACTCTACCACAGCAAGCGCCTCTCCCTGCTCGGCACCCTCAGCCTGCTCACCAGCCGCCCCGCCGAGATCCTCAAGCTCAATAAAGGCACCCTCAGCGAGGGCGCCGACGCGGACGTCACCCTCTTCGATCCCGAAGAAACCTGGACTCCCCAGTTCAAGAAATTCTTCAGCAAGTCCAGCAACTCCCCTTGGATCGGTCGCGAGCTCAAAGGCAAGGTCAAGAAGACCCTCGTCGCCGGCAAGCTCGTCTTCGACGGCCAAAAAATCCTCGCCGATTGAGGTAGGGTCCGCTGTCCCAGCGGACCGCATTGCAAGAGCAATGAAACGATGGGCCGGCCATGGACGCGGCGCTTGCGCCGCCCCGCATCGGCCTGCCCCCTCCTTCTCTGGAGAAAGCAGCCACCGCTGAGTTCTAGACCCTATAAAGATCGCGCTGGAACTCACTCCAGTCCCTTACCTGACAATCAACCACCCACCCGATAGCTAAAACGTAAATTTCTTGTTAGCATCCACGGACCTTCAAATCACAGGAAAGTCCAAACATGAACATCAAGAAATCTCTCTTCGCCTCCATCGTAATCCTCGCTGCCGCTAGCAGCGCCTCCGCCATCCAGATCCAGATGGGCAACAGCAATGGCAGCGACATCGGTTACTACCGGGCCAATCCGCACGGCGACTTCGAGAGCGTCATCGGCCACTACGCCCTCGGCAAGTCGACGGACGGCACGTGGTTCGGCACCTTCTGTATCGAGAAAAACGAATACTTCACCCCTGGCTCCACCTACGACGTAGCCATCAACGACGGAGCCATCTCCGGCGGCCGCAACGGAGCGGTCAACGGCAAGGACATCATTTCCGAAGGCACCGGCTGGCTTTACGAACAATACGCCATCGGCAACTTCTTCAGCACCGTCTACAACCCCTACAACTTGCAAAAAGCCATCTGGTTCCTCGAGGACGAGCTCAACTGGAGCGACCTCGGCACCAAAGCCCGCAACCTCGTCACCCTCGCCGCCACCTCCCTCGGCCTCTCCACCACCGACTGGTCCGAGGTCAAGTCCGACTACACCGGCAAGAACGTCAAGGTCATGAACCTCACCAGCAACAACGGCCAGAACCAGCATCAAGACCAGCTCGTCTACATGCCAGTGCCCGACAGCGGCTCCACCCTTGCCCTGCTCGGCTTCGCAAGCGCCGGCCTCCTAGCCTTCCGTCGCCGCCGCTAACCCCAGCAAGCGAAACCACTCCCTTTAACCGAAGCCGTCTTCCCCAAGAAGACGGCTTTTTCGCTTCCTTCACCTGGCCCCTTCCGGCCCTGCGCAAAAAAAAGCGCAACCTTACTTTTTTTTTGGACAAGGCCCTTTCGCTCGCTACGGCCGAAACCCGCCGCCGCCCCGCGGTCCCCCGCGCCCAAAGCCGCCGGGGTTTTGCTGCATGAATTCCATCTGGCGACGGTCCCGCTCCCGCTCCGCAAGCTGGCGTTCCGCGTAGGCCGCCAACTGGGCATCGCTCAAGCTCTCCGCCGCCGCTTGCAGCACCAGCTCGTCGCGGGTGGCTCGCTCCTGGAAAAACGTGTCGATGTCAGCCGGATCGATGCTGGCAGCTTCCCGTCCGCGCATGCGAGAGAGGTCTACCGAATATTCGAAGGAGGTGGACACATCGCGCAAAGCTCCCACCAAGGCCTCGGTTTGCTGCGGACTCAGGGGCGTTTCCGTGAAGCTCAAGCTCGAGGCCAAGGCCTCCACTTCGCCGCGGTAGGGCAAGGAATCCGAGTAGTCCTGCAAGGCTGCGGCGTTTTCCTCGCCCAGCAAACCCACGATCTGATCCTGCAGCATCTCGCGCTGCAGTTCGCGGGCTAAGTCCATTTCCTCCCGAGACTCAGGCGTGTCTGCCCCGAAGGAACGCATGCGCATTTCCCAGCCCACGACCCCCTGTTCCGCCATCAAGGTGCGCAAGGTGTCGAGGTCCTCCGAACTCAAGTTCAAGGTCTTGAAAAAGGCGGCGTAGCGAGAGTCTACCCGGTTCATTTGCCGCTCGATCATGTCCACGCGCATCGCCGGATCCTCGAAGGCGGCCACCATCTGCTTCATGCGCTCCGCCCGCCGGGCCTCCCAATTTTCCCGCGAGGGCGGCGGAGTCTCGGTCGGCGTCGCCTGAACAACAACCGCTTCCGGCGCGGACGTTTCCAGCCGCTCCTGCTCGTCCCGCTGCTCGGGCTCCGGTCGCTGCGAAGCCACCTCGGGCTCGGCAACCACAGCCAGCCCCGCCTCCTGCAATCGGTTCAACTCAGTTTGCAAGTAGGCCGCATAGCCGACAGCCGCTAGCAGGAGCACGGAAAGGGTAATCGTCGAAGGTTTCATAAAGCGATGGGACACAGGAAATACGTAATCCCTCCTCAAACAGATGCAATCCCCGCGAAATTCCGCCCAAGCCCACCATCCTCCCTCCTCCTCTGCCGAAGCGTGAAAACCCCACCCAATAACGCCTTGCCAAAGCGCATACCCCATTCGATCCTCGCCGCTATTCTTCCCCAAAGCACAGGAATGAACGGCGAATCCACAGAAAAACCAAACCCGCGACACATCGGCATCATCATGGATGGCAACGGCCGCTGGGCGAAACAACGCGGGCATTCGCGCCCCCGTGGACACAAGGAAGGCGCCAAGGCCACCCGCGCCATTATCGACGCCTGCCAGGAGCTGGGCATTCGCTACCTCACCCTCTACGCCTTTTCCGCCGAGAACTGGAACCGACCCGACATGGAAGTCCGCGCCCTCATGGAGCTTCTCGAGCTCTTCCTCTCGCGCGAGACCAAGACCCTCGTCAAGAAGCGGGTCCGCCTCCACGCCATCGGCCGTATCGACGAGTTGCCCGACAGCGCCCAAAAGGCCCTCAAAAAAGCCATCGACGCCACTAAGGAATTCGACGACTGGCACCTCACCCTCGCCCTCAACTACTCCTCGCGCAACGAGGTCCTCGACGCCGCCAAGGCCTTCGCCCAAGCCGTGGCCAAAGGCGAGATTTCCCCCGACACCACCGATTGGGACGACTTTTCCCGGCACCTCTACACCTCCGAACTGCCCGATCCGGACCTCATCATCCGCACCTCCGGCGAGACCCGCATCAGCAACTTCCTGCTCATGCAATCCGCCTACGCGGAATTCTACTTCACCGAAACCCTCTGGCCTGACTTCGGCAAAGAGCAACTGCGACAAGCCCTCGCCTGCTACCGCAACCGCGAGCGCCGCTTCGGCAAAACCGGCGAACAGCTGGCCAGCCCCGCCCCCACCCCTGCCTAACCCCTTCAGCCTTCAGCCCTAAAAAGCAACCGTGGCCAAACGCATTTTCAGCACCATCCTCCTCTGGGCCATCATCATCGGCTCCGTCAGCTACACCCCCGAAGCTGCCGTCTGGCTGATCGCCATGATCAGCTTCGGCACCCAGTGGGAACTCTACGGCCTCATGGAAAAGATGGGACGCCGCCCCTTCAAGTCCCTCGGCTCCTCGCTCGGCACCTTCATGATCCTCGGCCCCTTCTACATCGAAAAGGCCTTCGACCACCCCGTGCCCGGCCTGCAAGCCAGCATCATCGCCGTCACCATCGTGGCCATCTGCCTTCGCATCCTCGTGCACCGCGAGGTCGAGGAACGCATCGAAACCCTTGGCTCCACCCTCGTCGGCCTGATCTACATCCCCTTCATGCTCACCTTCATGGCCCGCATGCTCACCATCACTCCCGATATGGGCGAAGGGCTCATGCTTATCCTCTGGCTCATCGCCACCGCCAAATTCTGCGACGTGGGCGCCCTCATCTTCGGCAAAGCCTTCGGCCGCCACAAGATGTCCCCCAACACCAGCCCCGGCAAAACCTGGGAAGGCGCCATCGGCGGCTGCCTCACTTCCGTCGGCATCGGCTTTGCTTTCGTCTCCTTCGCCGGCGACTACTTTCCGGACTTCTTCCAGCCGCACTGGGCCGCTCTCATCGCCCTCCCCATCGCCGCCCTCTCCATCGTCTCAGACCTCGTCGAGAGCATGATGAAGCGAGCCGCCAAGGAAAAAGATTCCGGCCGCTTCATCCCAGGCATCGGAGGCGCCTTCGACCTCTCCGACTCCCTCATCCTCACCTCTCCCACCGCCTTCCTCCTGTTCGGCCTGCTCCAGTAGTCGCTCCCCATTGAAGCTTGCAGGTTCGAAATTGAAAGCCCCCTGCCGGGACCCGCAAATTCGAATCTTCAATCTGCATTTTCAAATTTTCAATTTCCCTAATGAACATCGTCCTCCTCGGAGCCACTGGATCCATCGGCGAGAGCACCCTCAAGGTCATCCGCAAGCACCGCGATCGCCTCAAGCTCGTCGGAATCGCCGCCAACCAAAACGTAGAGAAACTCGCCCAGATCGCCTACGAGTTCGGCGTGCCGCACGTCGGAATCTTCGACGAGTCCGCCTACGCCACCGCTAAAGCTGGCACCGCCTTCCCCATTACCACCAAACTCCACTGCGGCCTCTCCGGGCTCGAGGAACTGGCGTCCCTCCCGGAGGCCGACACCACCCTAGTAGCCGTCGTCGGCACCCACGGGCTCCTGCCTGCCCTGCGGGCTATCGAGGCCGGCAAGACCCTCGCCGTCGCCTCCAAGGAAATCCTCGTGCTCGCCGGCAAGTTCATCATGCAAGCCGCCCACAAGTCCGGCTCGCTCATCCTCCCCGTCGACTCCGAGCACAACGCCATCTTCCAGTGCCTCAACCCCAATCCAACTAGCGCGGCTTCTCCGAAGACGTCTCCACCCCCCGCTACTCAGCTCGTCGACAAGCTCATCCTCACCGCCTCCGGCGGCAGCTTCCGCGACCTCCCCGTCGAGCAGCTGAAAAACGTCACCCTCGAGCAAGCCCTGCAGCATCCCAACTGGGACATGGGCCCCAAAGTCACCATCGACGCCGCCACCATGGCCAACAAAGGCCTCGAGATGATCGAAGCCCGCTGGCTCTTCGGCATGCGGGCCGAGCAAGTGCAAGCCGTCATCCACCCGCAAAGCATCGTGCACTCCATGGTCCAGTACGTCGACGGCTCCGTCATCGCCCAGCTTTGCCCGCCCGACATGACCTTCGCCATCCAGCACTGCCTCCTCTACCCCGAACGCAGCGAAGGCATCGTCCCCCCACTCGACTTCAGCCAAGCCATGCAGCTCGACTTCCACGCCCCCGACCTCCAACGCTACCCCTGCCTCGCCCACGCCCGGCGGGCCATGGAAGCCTGCGGCGTAGCCACCGGCGTCTTCAACGCTGCAAACGAAGTCGCCGTCGAAGCGTTTGTCTCAGGGAAGCTAAAATTCGTTGAAATCCCCACCATCATCGAAAAAACCCTCGAATCCATCGATAACGTAGAACCAAGCTCCCTCGACGAAGTCCTTCACTACGACCAACTGGCCCGGCAAAACGCCGCCACCTTCGTCAACAAAACCTGAACAGGTGGGACGGCCGCTCCGCGGGCGTCCAAAACACCAACCCAATTTCAATACCAAAGAAATCAGTCGCCCAGCAAAGCGGGTTCATCCAGACCCCTCAAGCGAGCGCCCAGAACTCGATAAAATGAACTTCTCCGATCTACTGAACCAAGGCTGGGGCCTTCTCATGGTCGCCCTCTTCTTTGGCGGCTCCATCTTCGTCCACGAACTCGGTCACTTCCTCGCCGCCAAATGGCGCGGCCTCCACATCGAGCGCTTCTCCATCGGCTTCGGCCCCAAGATCGTCTCCTGGACCCGCGGCGGCGTCGAGTACCGTCTTTCCTGGCTCCCCCTCGGCGGCTACGTCGCCCTCCCCCAACTCGCCGACATGCGCGGCATCGAAGGCGACTCCTCCGTCGACACCAACGCCATGCCGCCCATCGGCTACCGCGACAAGGTCATCGTCGCCGTGGCCGGCGCCGTCTTCAACATCATCTTCGCCTTCCTCCTCGCCACCATCCTCTTCTTCACCGGTCGCCCCACCTCCGAGGACCGCACCTCCGTCGAAGTGGGCTACCTCAGCGACACCCTCCCCACCGCCACCGGCGAAGAGGTTCCCGCTCCCGCCAAAGCCGCTGGCATGCAAATCGGCGACCTCATCCGCTCCATCGACGGCTCTCCCGTCAACGACTGGGACGACATCCACCAAGCCATCGCCCTCAGCACCGGCAAAAGCTCCGACGGAGCCCGCCAAATCGACTTCCTCGTCGAACGCGACGGCCAAGAAATCCATCTCCAAGTTCAGCCTATCATCTCCGAAGGCATGAAACTCCGCCAAGTCGGCCTCCGCCCCGGCTACACCGTCATGGTCGGGGCCGTCTTCCCCAACTCCCCCATCG
This region includes:
- a CDS encoding isoprenyl transferase codes for the protein MNGESTEKPNPRHIGIIMDGNGRWAKQRGHSRPRGHKEGAKATRAIIDACQELGIRYLTLYAFSAENWNRPDMEVRALMELLELFLSRETKTLVKKRVRLHAIGRIDELPDSAQKALKKAIDATKEFDDWHLTLALNYSSRNEVLDAAKAFAQAVAKGEISPDTTDWDDFSRHLYTSELPDPDLIIRTSGETRISNFLLMQSAYAEFYFTETLWPDFGKEQLRQALACYRNRERRFGKTGEQLASPAPTPA
- the dxr gene encoding 1-deoxy-D-xylulose-5-phosphate reductoisomerase, producing MNIVLLGATGSIGESTLKVIRKHRDRLKLVGIAANQNVEKLAQIAYEFGVPHVGIFDESAYATAKAGTAFPITTKLHCGLSGLEELASLPEADTTLVAVVGTHGLLPALRAIEAGKTLAVASKEILVLAGKFIMQAAHKSGSLILPVDSEHNAIFQCLNPNPTSAASPKTSPPPATQLVDKLILTASGGSFRDLPVEQLKNVTLEQALQHPNWDMGPKVTIDAATMANKGLEMIEARWLFGMRAEQVQAVIHPQSIVHSMVQYVDGSVIAQLCPPDMTFAIQHCLLYPERSEGIVPPLDFSQAMQLDFHAPDLQRYPCLAHARRAMEACGVATGVFNAANEVAVEAFVSGKLKFVEIPTIIEKTLESIDNVEPSSLDEVLHYDQLARQNAATFVNKT
- a CDS encoding VPDSG-CTERM sorting domain-containing protein, yielding MNIKKSLFASIVILAAASSASAIQIQMGNSNGSDIGYYRANPHGDFESVIGHYALGKSTDGTWFGTFCIEKNEYFTPGSTYDVAINDGAISGGRNGAVNGKDIISEGTGWLYEQYAIGNFFSTVYNPYNLQKAIWFLEDELNWSDLGTKARNLVTLAATSLGLSTTDWSEVKSDYTGKNVKVMNLTSNNGQNQHQDQLVYMPVPDSGSTLALLGFASAGLLAFRRRR
- a CDS encoding phosphatidate cytidylyltransferase, which gives rise to MAKRIFSTILLWAIIIGSVSYTPEAAVWLIAMISFGTQWELYGLMEKMGRRPFKSLGSSLGTFMILGPFYIEKAFDHPVPGLQASIIAVTIVAICLRILVHREVEERIETLGSTLVGLIYIPFMLTFMARMLTITPDMGEGLMLILWLIATAKFCDVGALIFGKAFGRHKMSPNTSPGKTWEGAIGGCLTSVGIGFAFVSFAGDYFPDFFQPHWAALIALPIAALSIVSDLVESMMKRAAKEKDSGRFIPGIGGAFDLSDSLILTSPTAFLLFGLLQ
- a CDS encoding dihydroorotase — its product is MPRCTIIKNGRIVDPKNNRDEAADLYILDGKIASKPSNEILDTAEIIDAQGLVVSPGLVDLHVHFRVPGQKHKETIRTGTSAAAAGGFTSVVCMPNTSPAVDNAGTVQLIKDIVDKEGVVNVFPTGTITVGRQGEALAPTGSLSRMGIVAISDGGKCVQNAGLMRRALQYAHMFNVPVIDHCQDYSLSADGVMNEGFVSTKLGLRGIHKAAEDIIVARDITLSTHTGAHIHLQHISSKSAVDIIRRAKARGINVTAEVTPHHLALTDSEVESFNTNFKMNPPLREEEDRIALLEALEDGTIDCIATGHAPHTDYEKDVEFDYAPFGVIGLETALSISLAQLYHSKRLSLLGTLSLLTSRPAEILKLNKGTLSEGADADVTLFDPEETWTPQFKKFFSKSSNSPWIGRELKGKVKKTLVAGKLVFDGQKILAD
- the rseP gene encoding RIP metalloprotease RseP; this encodes MNFSDLLNQGWGLLMVALFFGGSIFVHELGHFLAAKWRGLHIERFSIGFGPKIVSWTRGGVEYRLSWLPLGGYVALPQLADMRGIEGDSSVDTNAMPPIGYRDKVIVAVAGAVFNIIFAFLLATILFFTGRPTSEDRTSVEVGYLSDTLPTATGEEVPAPAKAAGMQIGDLIRSIDGSPVNDWDDIHQAIALSTGKSSDGARQIDFLVERDGQEIHLQVQPIISEGMKLRQVGLRPGYTVMVGAVFPNSPIEKAGVKPGDTLVSLDGIPVRSIAFYTNYLDTKGTQSISLTYEQDGVLKSATLTPEEVVVDTDGRTDILTGIAGFDTNRSLLYQTPIEQLKEVAITTYTNLRALLHINSDISISHMSGPVGIIRVIKSAAMYDMLNTLWIVIFINVSLAFFNMMPIPVLDGGHIAFATINKLRRKPINPNVIASLQGSFMILLFGMMMYVTFFDVSRWITDASERAENRAKAITPVFGKSDTTAAETPPPADQ